In Myxococcus stipitatus, the following are encoded in one genomic region:
- a CDS encoding phytoene desaturase family protein, whose protein sequence is MSGRTQGRRVVVVGAGVGGLAAAARLARQGFEVQVVEKTGAPGGRCGRLRVDGFTWDLGPTIVLMPEVFEETFRALGRRIEDYLTLLKCEPNYRLHFRDGSDVTFTSELCAMGRELERVEPGSYARYLAFLAQGRVQYRTSLDHLVGRNYAGITDYLSPRVLARIFQVRAHRRMYSDVSRYFRDDRLRAAMTFQTMYLGVSPFESPAVYGLLPFTELGVGIWFPKGGLYAIPQALERLALEEGVRVHYGTPVERILTEGGRATGVRLQGGEVMEADAVLCNADLPYAYEKLLDPEATTLKRRESLRYTSSGYMLYLGLRRKYPELLHHNVVFGRDYRGSFDDIFQRFRVPEDPSFYLNLPTRTDASMAPAGKDSLYVLVPVPHQHPSLDWKVEGPKVRAKVFARLAELGFPKLESDIEVERVFTPDDWAGTFNLARGSAFGLAQNFLQIGPFRPSNQDARVKNLFFVGASTQPGTGLPTVLISARLVTERLTDWARERGVQLVSRERAPTARSKGVAA, encoded by the coding sequence ATGAGCGGACGCACGCAAGGCAGACGGGTGGTGGTGGTGGGCGCGGGCGTGGGGGGGCTGGCCGCGGCGGCGCGGCTGGCGCGCCAGGGCTTCGAGGTGCAGGTCGTCGAGAAGACAGGGGCGCCCGGTGGGCGCTGCGGCCGGCTGCGAGTGGACGGGTTCACCTGGGACCTCGGTCCCACCATCGTGCTGATGCCCGAGGTGTTCGAGGAGACCTTCCGCGCGTTGGGCCGTCGAATCGAGGACTACCTGACGCTGCTCAAGTGTGAGCCGAACTACCGGCTGCACTTCCGGGATGGTTCGGACGTCACCTTCACCTCCGAGCTGTGCGCCATGGGACGCGAGCTGGAGCGCGTGGAGCCCGGCAGCTACGCGCGCTACCTCGCCTTCCTCGCGCAGGGCCGTGTCCAGTACCGCACAAGCCTGGACCACCTGGTGGGCCGCAACTACGCGGGCATCACCGACTATCTCTCCCCACGCGTGCTGGCCCGCATCTTCCAGGTGCGTGCGCACCGCCGCATGTACTCGGACGTCAGCCGCTACTTCCGCGACGACCGGCTGCGCGCGGCGATGACGTTCCAGACGATGTACCTGGGTGTGTCTCCCTTCGAGTCGCCCGCGGTGTATGGCTTGTTGCCCTTCACCGAATTGGGCGTGGGCATCTGGTTCCCGAAGGGCGGGCTGTATGCGATTCCGCAGGCGTTGGAGCGCCTGGCCCTGGAGGAGGGCGTGCGCGTCCACTACGGGACGCCGGTGGAGCGCATCCTCACGGAGGGCGGGCGCGCCACGGGGGTCCGGTTGCAGGGCGGCGAGGTGATGGAAGCGGATGCGGTGTTGTGCAACGCGGACCTGCCCTACGCCTACGAGAAGCTGCTGGACCCGGAGGCCACCACGCTCAAGCGCCGCGAGTCGCTGCGCTACACGTCCAGCGGCTACATGCTCTACCTGGGGCTGCGCCGGAAGTACCCGGAGCTGTTGCATCACAATGTCGTGTTCGGCCGCGACTACCGGGGCTCGTTCGACGACATCTTCCAGCGCTTCCGCGTGCCGGAGGACCCGAGCTTCTATCTCAACCTGCCCACCCGCACGGACGCGTCGATGGCGCCCGCGGGCAAGGACTCGCTCTACGTGCTGGTGCCCGTGCCGCATCAGCATCCCTCGCTGGACTGGAAGGTGGAGGGGCCCAAGGTGCGCGCCAAGGTGTTCGCGCGGCTCGCGGAGCTGGGCTTCCCGAAGCTGGAGTCGGACATCGAGGTGGAGCGGGTCTTCACGCCGGACGACTGGGCGGGGACGTTCAACCTGGCGCGCGGCAGCGCGTTCGGCCTGGCGCAGAACTTCCTCCAGATAGGTCCGTTCCGTCCGTCGAATCAGGACGCGCGGGTGAAGAACCTCTTCTTCGTCGGTGCCTCCACGCAGCCTGGGACGGGGCTGCCCACGGTGCTCATCTCCGCGCGGCTCGTCACGGAGCGGCTGACGGACTGGGCGCGGGAGCGGGGCGTGCAGCTGGTGTCCCGCGAGCGTGCGCCGACGGCGCGGTCGAAGGGAGTCGCGGCGTGA